In a genomic window of Gambusia affinis linkage group LG04, SWU_Gaff_1.0, whole genome shotgun sequence:
- the xpnpep1 gene encoding xaa-Pro aminopeptidase 1 isoform X2 gives MGPFRGKGRCANTAMSPKITGELLRLLRQAMRNCKYFSEPINAYIVPSGDAHQSEYIAPCDCRREFICGFNGSAGTAIITEQHAAMWTDGRYFLQASQQMDNNWALMKMGLKETPSQEDWLISVLPENSKVGVDPWIIAADQWKNMSKALTSAGHSLVAVQDNLIDVVWTDRPERPSTQLRTLGLEYTGVSWQDKITMLRGKMTERKISWFVVTALDEIAWLFNLRGADIHYNPVFFAYAIVGMNSIRLFVDLKRLSDPVVRDHLQLDSSSLAELSVQTFPYESVYTELQAICAALGPKDKVWICDKASCALTQVVPKAHRTLIPYTPLCLSKAVKNATEIKGMKMAHIKDAVALCELFAWLEKEIPNGNVTEISAADKAEELRSQQKDFVGLSFPTISSVGPNGAIIHYRPLPETNRTLTVNEAYLIDSGAQYIDGTTDVTRTVHFGTPSAFEKECFTYVLKGHIAVSAAVFPNGTKGHLLDSFARAALWESGLDYLHGTGHGVGCFLNVHEGPCGISYKTFADEPLEAGMIVSDEPGYYEDGSFGIRIENVVLVVPAKPKYNYRNRGSLTFEPLTLVPIQVKMMNTELLTQKEKDWVNEYHRRCREVVGAELERQGRMEALQWLVRETQPVV, from the exons ATGGGCCCGTTCAGAGGAAAAGGCCGATGTGCAA ACACAGCAATGTCTCCAAAGATCACAGGGGAGCTTCTGCGGCTTCTTCGGCAGGCAATGAGGAACTGCAAATATTTCTCAGAGCCAATCAATGCTTACATAGTCCCATCTGGAGATGCACATCAG AGTGAATACATTGCACCATGTGACTGCAGACGGGAATTCATCTGTGGGTTCAATGGTTCTGCAG GAACAGCCATTATCACAGAGCAGCACGCTGCCATGTGGACAGACGGACGATATTTCCTCCAGGCCAGCCAGCAGATGGACAACAACTGGGCTCTGATGAAGATGG GACTGAAGGAGACACCGTCACAGGAGGACTGGCTGATCAGCGTCCTGCCAGAAAACTCCAAAGTGGGAGTAGATCCTTGGATCATTGCTGCTG accAGTGGAAGAACATGTCCAAGGCACTGACCAGTGCTGGCCACTCGCTGGTGGCCGTGCAGGACAACCTGATCGACGTGGTCTGGACGGACCGGCCGGAACGGCCCAGCACGCAGCTCCGCACCCTGGGACTGGAATACACGG GTGTCTCCTGGCAGGACAAGATCACGATGCTTCGAGGCAAAATGACGGAGAGGAAGATCAGCTGGTTTGTGGTGACGGCGCTGGATGAGATCGCGT GGCTTTTCAATCTGCGAGGTGCAGACATTCACTACAACCCAGTGTTTTTTGCGTATGCCATCGTGGGAATGAACTCCATCAG GCTCTTTGTGGACCTGAAGCGGCTGTCTGACCCGGTGGTGCGGGACCACCTGCAGCTGGACTCCTCCAGCCTGGCCGAGCTGAGCGTCCAGACCTTCCCGTACGAGTCCGTGTACACCGAGCTCCAGGCGATCTGCGCCGCGCTCGGCCCCAAGGACAAAGTGTGGATCTGTGACAAGGCCAGCTGCGCTCTGACGCAGGTCGTCCCAAAG GCTCACAGGACTCTGATTCCCTACACTCCGCTCTGCCTCTCCAAAGCCGTGAAGAACGCCACCGAGATCAAGGGCATGAAAATGGCCCAC ATCAAGGATGCTGTTGCTCTTTGTGAACTCTTTGCTTGGTTGGAAAAGGAG ATCCCCAACGGCAACGTGACCGAGATCTCTGCAGCCGATAAGGCCGAGGAACTCCGCAG TCAGCAGAAAGACTTTGTGGGCCTCAGCTTCCCCACCATCTCCAGCGTGGGTCCGAACGGAGCCATCATACATTACCG GCCCCTTCCTGAAACCAACAGAACTCTTACTGTGAATGAAGCTTATCTGATCGACTCTGGAGCTCAGTACAT CGATGGGACCACAGACGTCACCCGCACCGTGCATTTCGGGACGCCTTCCGCTTTTGAGAAG GAATGCTTTACTTACGTGCTGAAGGGACACATCGCTGTCAGCGCTGCCGTTTTCCCCAATGGCACTAAAG GCCACCTGCTGGACTCGTTTGCCCGTGCCGCCCTGTGGGAGTCGGGACTGGACTACCTTCACGGAACGGGTCACGGCGTGGGCTGCTTCCTCAACGTCCACGAGGGGCCCTGCGGCATCAGCTACAAAACCTTCGCGGACGAACCTCTGGAGGCTGGAATGATCGTCAGCGACG AGCCGGGATACTATGAAGACGGATCGTTTGGGATTCGTATTGAGAACGTGGTCCTCGTTGTTCCCGCTAAACCCAAA TACAACTACAGGAACAGGGGCAGTCTGACGTTTGAGCCTCTGACTTTGGTTCCTATCCAAGTGAAGATGATGAACACGGAGCTGCTCACGCAGAAGGAG AAGGACTGGGTGAACGAGTACCACCGGAGGTGCAGGGAGGTGGTTGGTGCGGAGCTGGAGCGGCAGGGCAGGATGGAGGCTCTGCAGTGGCTGGTCAGGGAGACGCAGCCCGTCGTCTGA
- the xpnpep1 gene encoding xaa-Pro aminopeptidase 1 isoform X3, producing MASQKSDTAMSPKITGELLRLLRQAMRNCKYFSEPINAYIVPSGDAHQSEYIAPCDCRREFICGFNGSAGTAIITEQHAAMWTDGRYFLQASQQMDNNWALMKMGLKETPSQEDWLISVLPENSKVGVDPWIIAADQWKNMSKALTSAGHSLVAVQDNLIDVVWTDRPERPSTQLRTLGLEYTGVSWQDKITMLRGKMTERKISWFVVTALDEIAWLFNLRGADIHYNPVFFAYAIVGMNSIRLFVDLKRLSDPVVRDHLQLDSSSLAELSVQTFPYESVYTELQAICAALGPKDKVWICDKASCALTQVVPKAHRTLIPYTPLCLSKAVKNATEIKGMKMAHIKDAVALCELFAWLEKEIPNGNVTEISAADKAEELRSQQKDFVGLSFPTISSVGPNGAIIHYRPLPETNRTLTVNEAYLIDSGAQYIDGTTDVTRTVHFGTPSAFEKECFTYVLKGHIAVSAAVFPNGTKGHLLDSFARAALWESGLDYLHGTGHGVGCFLNVHEGPCGISYKTFADEPLEAGMIVSDEPGYYEDGSFGIRIENVVLVVPAKPKYNYRNRGSLTFEPLTLVPIQVKMMNTELLTQKEKDWVNEYHRRCREVVGAELERQGRMEALQWLVRETQPVV from the exons ATGGCTTCTCAAAAGTCAG ACACAGCAATGTCTCCAAAGATCACAGGGGAGCTTCTGCGGCTTCTTCGGCAGGCAATGAGGAACTGCAAATATTTCTCAGAGCCAATCAATGCTTACATAGTCCCATCTGGAGATGCACATCAG AGTGAATACATTGCACCATGTGACTGCAGACGGGAATTCATCTGTGGGTTCAATGGTTCTGCAG GAACAGCCATTATCACAGAGCAGCACGCTGCCATGTGGACAGACGGACGATATTTCCTCCAGGCCAGCCAGCAGATGGACAACAACTGGGCTCTGATGAAGATGG GACTGAAGGAGACACCGTCACAGGAGGACTGGCTGATCAGCGTCCTGCCAGAAAACTCCAAAGTGGGAGTAGATCCTTGGATCATTGCTGCTG accAGTGGAAGAACATGTCCAAGGCACTGACCAGTGCTGGCCACTCGCTGGTGGCCGTGCAGGACAACCTGATCGACGTGGTCTGGACGGACCGGCCGGAACGGCCCAGCACGCAGCTCCGCACCCTGGGACTGGAATACACGG GTGTCTCCTGGCAGGACAAGATCACGATGCTTCGAGGCAAAATGACGGAGAGGAAGATCAGCTGGTTTGTGGTGACGGCGCTGGATGAGATCGCGT GGCTTTTCAATCTGCGAGGTGCAGACATTCACTACAACCCAGTGTTTTTTGCGTATGCCATCGTGGGAATGAACTCCATCAG GCTCTTTGTGGACCTGAAGCGGCTGTCTGACCCGGTGGTGCGGGACCACCTGCAGCTGGACTCCTCCAGCCTGGCCGAGCTGAGCGTCCAGACCTTCCCGTACGAGTCCGTGTACACCGAGCTCCAGGCGATCTGCGCCGCGCTCGGCCCCAAGGACAAAGTGTGGATCTGTGACAAGGCCAGCTGCGCTCTGACGCAGGTCGTCCCAAAG GCTCACAGGACTCTGATTCCCTACACTCCGCTCTGCCTCTCCAAAGCCGTGAAGAACGCCACCGAGATCAAGGGCATGAAAATGGCCCAC ATCAAGGATGCTGTTGCTCTTTGTGAACTCTTTGCTTGGTTGGAAAAGGAG ATCCCCAACGGCAACGTGACCGAGATCTCTGCAGCCGATAAGGCCGAGGAACTCCGCAG TCAGCAGAAAGACTTTGTGGGCCTCAGCTTCCCCACCATCTCCAGCGTGGGTCCGAACGGAGCCATCATACATTACCG GCCCCTTCCTGAAACCAACAGAACTCTTACTGTGAATGAAGCTTATCTGATCGACTCTGGAGCTCAGTACAT CGATGGGACCACAGACGTCACCCGCACCGTGCATTTCGGGACGCCTTCCGCTTTTGAGAAG GAATGCTTTACTTACGTGCTGAAGGGACACATCGCTGTCAGCGCTGCCGTTTTCCCCAATGGCACTAAAG GCCACCTGCTGGACTCGTTTGCCCGTGCCGCCCTGTGGGAGTCGGGACTGGACTACCTTCACGGAACGGGTCACGGCGTGGGCTGCTTCCTCAACGTCCACGAGGGGCCCTGCGGCATCAGCTACAAAACCTTCGCGGACGAACCTCTGGAGGCTGGAATGATCGTCAGCGACG AGCCGGGATACTATGAAGACGGATCGTTTGGGATTCGTATTGAGAACGTGGTCCTCGTTGTTCCCGCTAAACCCAAA TACAACTACAGGAACAGGGGCAGTCTGACGTTTGAGCCTCTGACTTTGGTTCCTATCCAAGTGAAGATGATGAACACGGAGCTGCTCACGCAGAAGGAG AAGGACTGGGTGAACGAGTACCACCGGAGGTGCAGGGAGGTGGTTGGTGCGGAGCTGGAGCGGCAGGGCAGGATGGAGGCTCTGCAGTGGCTGGTCAGGGAGACGCAGCCCGTCGTCTGA
- the xpnpep1 gene encoding xaa-Pro aminopeptidase 1 isoform X4: MSPKITGELLRLLRQAMRNCKYFSEPINAYIVPSGDAHQSEYIAPCDCRREFICGFNGSAGTAIITEQHAAMWTDGRYFLQASQQMDNNWALMKMGLKETPSQEDWLISVLPENSKVGVDPWIIAADQWKNMSKALTSAGHSLVAVQDNLIDVVWTDRPERPSTQLRTLGLEYTGVSWQDKITMLRGKMTERKISWFVVTALDEIAWLFNLRGADIHYNPVFFAYAIVGMNSIRLFVDLKRLSDPVVRDHLQLDSSSLAELSVQTFPYESVYTELQAICAALGPKDKVWICDKASCALTQVVPKAHRTLIPYTPLCLSKAVKNATEIKGMKMAHIKDAVALCELFAWLEKEIPNGNVTEISAADKAEELRSQQKDFVGLSFPTISSVGPNGAIIHYRPLPETNRTLTVNEAYLIDSGAQYIDGTTDVTRTVHFGTPSAFEKECFTYVLKGHIAVSAAVFPNGTKGHLLDSFARAALWESGLDYLHGTGHGVGCFLNVHEGPCGISYKTFADEPLEAGMIVSDEPGYYEDGSFGIRIENVVLVVPAKPKYNYRNRGSLTFEPLTLVPIQVKMMNTELLTQKEKDWVNEYHRRCREVVGAELERQGRMEALQWLVRETQPVV; the protein is encoded by the exons ATGTCTCCAAAGATCACAGGGGAGCTTCTGCGGCTTCTTCGGCAGGCAATGAGGAACTGCAAATATTTCTCAGAGCCAATCAATGCTTACATAGTCCCATCTGGAGATGCACATCAG AGTGAATACATTGCACCATGTGACTGCAGACGGGAATTCATCTGTGGGTTCAATGGTTCTGCAG GAACAGCCATTATCACAGAGCAGCACGCTGCCATGTGGACAGACGGACGATATTTCCTCCAGGCCAGCCAGCAGATGGACAACAACTGGGCTCTGATGAAGATGG GACTGAAGGAGACACCGTCACAGGAGGACTGGCTGATCAGCGTCCTGCCAGAAAACTCCAAAGTGGGAGTAGATCCTTGGATCATTGCTGCTG accAGTGGAAGAACATGTCCAAGGCACTGACCAGTGCTGGCCACTCGCTGGTGGCCGTGCAGGACAACCTGATCGACGTGGTCTGGACGGACCGGCCGGAACGGCCCAGCACGCAGCTCCGCACCCTGGGACTGGAATACACGG GTGTCTCCTGGCAGGACAAGATCACGATGCTTCGAGGCAAAATGACGGAGAGGAAGATCAGCTGGTTTGTGGTGACGGCGCTGGATGAGATCGCGT GGCTTTTCAATCTGCGAGGTGCAGACATTCACTACAACCCAGTGTTTTTTGCGTATGCCATCGTGGGAATGAACTCCATCAG GCTCTTTGTGGACCTGAAGCGGCTGTCTGACCCGGTGGTGCGGGACCACCTGCAGCTGGACTCCTCCAGCCTGGCCGAGCTGAGCGTCCAGACCTTCCCGTACGAGTCCGTGTACACCGAGCTCCAGGCGATCTGCGCCGCGCTCGGCCCCAAGGACAAAGTGTGGATCTGTGACAAGGCCAGCTGCGCTCTGACGCAGGTCGTCCCAAAG GCTCACAGGACTCTGATTCCCTACACTCCGCTCTGCCTCTCCAAAGCCGTGAAGAACGCCACCGAGATCAAGGGCATGAAAATGGCCCAC ATCAAGGATGCTGTTGCTCTTTGTGAACTCTTTGCTTGGTTGGAAAAGGAG ATCCCCAACGGCAACGTGACCGAGATCTCTGCAGCCGATAAGGCCGAGGAACTCCGCAG TCAGCAGAAAGACTTTGTGGGCCTCAGCTTCCCCACCATCTCCAGCGTGGGTCCGAACGGAGCCATCATACATTACCG GCCCCTTCCTGAAACCAACAGAACTCTTACTGTGAATGAAGCTTATCTGATCGACTCTGGAGCTCAGTACAT CGATGGGACCACAGACGTCACCCGCACCGTGCATTTCGGGACGCCTTCCGCTTTTGAGAAG GAATGCTTTACTTACGTGCTGAAGGGACACATCGCTGTCAGCGCTGCCGTTTTCCCCAATGGCACTAAAG GCCACCTGCTGGACTCGTTTGCCCGTGCCGCCCTGTGGGAGTCGGGACTGGACTACCTTCACGGAACGGGTCACGGCGTGGGCTGCTTCCTCAACGTCCACGAGGGGCCCTGCGGCATCAGCTACAAAACCTTCGCGGACGAACCTCTGGAGGCTGGAATGATCGTCAGCGACG AGCCGGGATACTATGAAGACGGATCGTTTGGGATTCGTATTGAGAACGTGGTCCTCGTTGTTCCCGCTAAACCCAAA TACAACTACAGGAACAGGGGCAGTCTGACGTTTGAGCCTCTGACTTTGGTTCCTATCCAAGTGAAGATGATGAACACGGAGCTGCTCACGCAGAAGGAG AAGGACTGGGTGAACGAGTACCACCGGAGGTGCAGGGAGGTGGTTGGTGCGGAGCTGGAGCGGCAGGGCAGGATGGAGGCTCTGCAGTGGCTGGTCAGGGAGACGCAGCCCGTCGTCTGA